From one Pan troglodytes isolate AG18354 chromosome 13, NHGRI_mPanTro3-v2.0_pri, whole genome shotgun sequence genomic stretch:
- the DLX2 gene encoding homeobox protein DLX-2, which produces MTGVFDSLVADMHSTQIAASSTYHQHQQPPSGGGAGPGGNNSSSSSLHKPQESPTLPVSTATDSSYYTNQQHPAGGGGGGGSPYAHMGSYQYQASGLNNVPYSAKSSYDLGYTAAYTSYAPYGTSSSPANNEPEKEDLEPEIRIVNGKPKKVRKPRTIYSSFQLAALQRRFQKTQYLALPERAELAASLGLTQTQVKIWFQNRRSKFKKMWKSGEIPSEQHPGASASPPCASPPVSAPASWDFGAPQRMAGGGGPGSGGSGAGSSGSSPSSAASAFLGNYPWYHQTSGSASHLQATAPLLHPTQTPQPHHHHHHHGGGGAPVSAGTIF; this is translated from the exons ATGACTGGAGTCTTTGACAGTCTAGTGGCTGATATGCACTCGACCCAGATCGCCGCCTCCAGCACGTACCACCAGCACCAGCAGCCCCCGAGCGGCGGCGGCGCCGGCCCGGGtggcaacaacagcagcagcagcagcctccaCAAGCCCCAGGAGTCGCCCACCCTTCCGGTGTCCACCGCCACCGACAGCAGCTACTACACCAACCAGCAGCAcccggcgggcggcggcggcggcgggggctcGCCCTACGCGCACATGGGTTCCTACCAGTACCAAGCCAGCGGCCTCAACAACGTCCCTTACTCCGCCAAGAGCAGCTATGACCTGGGCTACACCGCCGCCTACACCTCCTACGCTCCCTATGGAACCAGTTCGTCCCCAGCCAACAACGAGCCTG AGAAGGAGGACCTTGAGCCTGAAATCCGGATAGTGAACGGGAAGCCAAAGAAAGTCCGGAAACCCCGCACCATCTACTCCAGTTTCCAGCTGGCGGCTCTTCAGCGGCGTTTCCAAAAGACTCAATACTTGGCCTTGCCGGAGCGAGCCGAGCTGgcggcctctctgggcctcacccAGACTCAG GTCAAAATCTGGTTCCAGAACCGCCGGTCCAAGTTCAAGAAGATGTGGAAAAGTGGTGAGATCCCCTCTGAGCAGCACCCTGGGGCCAGCGCTTCTCCACCTTGTGCTTCGCCGCCAGTCTCAGCGCCGGCCTCCTGGGACTTTGGTGCGCCGCAGCGGATGGCGGGCGGCGGTGGTCCGGGCAGTGGCGGCAGCGGCGCCGGCAGCTCGGGCTCCAGCCCGAGCAGCGCGGCCTCGGCTTTTCTGGGCAACTACCCCTGGTACCACCAGACCTCGGGATCCGCCTCACACCTGCAGGCCACCGCGCCGCTGCTGCACCCCACTCAGACCCCGCAGccgcatcaccaccaccaccatcacggCGGCGGGGGCGCCCCGGTGAGCGCGGGGACGATTTTCTAA